In 'Nostoc azollae' 0708, the following are encoded in one genomic region:
- a CDS encoding IS5 family transposase (programmed frameshift) gives MERKSYPTDLTDMEWEILAPLIPPAKEGGHPPTTDMGEICNAIYYHLKTGCQWNMLPGDFPPRSTVYSYYRKWQGHGVWEKFNHTLGGQVRSKLGKSTQPTALAVDSQSVKTDQKKGNVYGFDGCKKVKGRKGHTLVDSLGLMLKLVVSQANVSELILAAYTLMELLEKPTELLEKVQVLWVDSGYDGDKFALAVWFMIQAHVEVIGPTEQEFKVLPQPWVVERTFGWFKQYHRLSKNYERLTQMR, from the exons ATGGAACGAAAGTCTTACCCCACAGACTTAACTGATATGGAGTGGGAAATCCTGGCCCCATTGATTCCACCAGCTAAAGAAGGAGGGCATCCACCCACAACAGATATGGGTGAAATATGTAATGCCATCTATTATCATTTGAAAACTGGATGTCAATGGAATATGCTTCCAGGTGACTTCCCGCCAAGGTCAACGGTATATAGCTATTACAGGAAATGGCAGGGCCATGGGGTTTGGGAAAAATTCAACCATACATTGGGTGGTCAAGTTCGCTCGAAATTAGGTAAATCAACACAACCTACCGCGCTCGCCGTAGACAGTCAGTCGGTCAAAACTGACCAAAAAAAGGGGA ATGTGTATGGTTTTGACGGATGTAAAAAGGTGAAAGGAAGAAAGGGGCATACTTTAGTTGATAGCCTGGGACTTATGTTGAAACTTGTTGTTAGTCAAGCGAATGTGTCAGAACTAATACTTGCTGCCTATACACTAATGGAACTGCTAGAGAAACCCACAGAATTATTGGAAAAAGTCCAAGTTTTATGGGTTGATTCCGGTTATGACGGTGATAAATTTGCACTTGCAGTTTGGTTCATGATTCAAGCTCATGTTGAAGTCATAGGACCTACTGAGCAAGAATTTAAAGTTTTACCACAACCCTGGGTAGTAGAAAGAACATTTGGGTGGTTTAAGCAATATCATCGTCTAAGCAAGAATTATGAGCGTTTAACACAAATGAGGTAA
- a CDS encoding ATP adenylyltransferase family protein produces the protein MTHGKILLERGTLWTKIKQTTEHALKCGALKSIPTELEFVEQDGVKFLVRILSNLNHKKAAKEKQDQQTAATGKEFNPFLPYEEDLFVADISDTHACILNKFNVVDYHLLIITRAFEEQESLLTLEDFAGMWACLADFDGLVFYNGGKLAGASQRHKHLQIVPISATEIPITPLLKEAKFKDSTAIIPRLPFLHAFTTLNWYESAEVTLAKYYALLEIVGIEATDNNKQSGAYNLLATREWMLIVPRYQEEFESISVNSLGFAGALLVRNTEQMELVKDMGLMNILKNVALPKK, from the coding sequence ATGACACACGGGAAAATACTACTTGAACGAGGAACACTATGGACAAAAATCAAACAAACTACCGAACACGCTTTAAAATGTGGTGCGCTCAAATCTATACCCACAGAACTTGAATTTGTCGAACAAGATGGTGTTAAATTCTTAGTAAGAATATTATCCAACCTCAACCACAAAAAAGCAGCTAAGGAAAAACAAGACCAACAAACCGCTGCAACTGGTAAAGAATTTAATCCATTCTTACCTTACGAAGAGGATTTATTTGTAGCAGATATCTCTGATACCCATGCCTGCATTTTAAATAAATTCAATGTTGTTGATTATCACCTATTAATTATTACTCGCGCTTTTGAAGAACAAGAAAGCTTACTTACCTTAGAAGATTTTGCCGGAATGTGGGCCTGTTTAGCTGATTTTGATGGTTTAGTCTTCTACAATGGCGGTAAACTTGCAGGTGCTAGTCAGCGACATAAACATTTACAAATTGTCCCTATCTCCGCGACAGAGATTCCCATTACACCATTATTAAAAGAGGCTAAATTTAAAGATTCTACTGCCATAATACCTCGACTTCCCTTTTTACACGCTTTCACAACTCTCAACTGGTATGAAAGTGCAGAGGTGACGTTAGCAAAATATTATGCTTTACTGGAGATAGTCGGTATTGAGGCTACTGATAATAATAAACAATCTGGAGCATATAATCTTTTAGCTACGCGAGAATGGATGTTAATTGTACCACGTTATCAAGAGGAATTCGAGTCAATTTCTGTCAATTCTTTAGGGTTCGCTGGTGCTTTGCTGGTGCGAAATACTGAACAAATGGAGCTAGTTAAAGATATGGGTCTAATGAATATTTTGAAAAATGTTGCTTTACCAAAGAAATAA
- a CDS encoding aminotransferase class V-fold PLP-dependent enzyme, producing MESLDIKWIRSQFPALTQSINGHPAIFFDGPGGTQVPGAVLDGMSNYLVRSNANAHGDFATSARTDAVINSARAASADFLGCDNDEVVFGANMTTLTFSVSRAIGRELQPGDQIIVTKLDHAANISPWSALEEKGVNIQVVDINVADCTLDLNDLAAKINSRTKLVAVTYASNAVGTINDIAKIVKLAHAVGALVFVDAVHYSPHAPMNVHHLDCDFLVCSAYKFFAPHVGILYGKREYLTRLTPYKVKPGSNEVPFKWETGTLNHEGLAGLVATINYLAKLGCHVSPTLDNELLDSLIQADREGLTTFHCPSFVTAPEQPSHELASAYHSRRAALLAAMSAIQEYERELSKKLISGLLEIPGVTVYGITEPSQFIWRTPTVSITIEGKNSADVAKFLGTKGIFTWHGHFYAIELTEKLGVETSGGLLRIGLAHYNNVEEINQYLSVLVEV from the coding sequence ATGGAATCTCTGGATATAAAATGGATTCGCTCTCAATTTCCAGCTTTGACGCAATCAATTAATGGTCATCCAGCTATTTTTTTTGATGGACCTGGTGGAACTCAAGTACCAGGTGCGGTATTGGATGGAATGAGTAATTATTTAGTCAGGTCTAATGCTAATGCTCATGGGGATTTTGCTACCAGTGCGCGAACTGATGCGGTGATTAATTCTGCAAGGGCTGCGAGCGCAGATTTTTTAGGATGCGATAATGATGAAGTGGTATTCGGTGCGAATATGACCACTCTAACCTTTAGTGTCAGTCGTGCTATTGGTCGAGAACTGCAACCAGGTGATCAAATAATTGTTACCAAACTTGATCATGCAGCTAATATTTCCCCTTGGTCTGCTTTAGAAGAAAAGGGTGTGAATATTCAGGTTGTGGACATCAATGTTGCAGACTGCACCCTCGATTTAAATGATTTAGCAGCAAAGATTAATTCCCGCACAAAATTAGTAGCAGTGACTTATGCTTCTAATGCTGTAGGAACAATTAATGATATTGCTAAAATAGTTAAATTAGCTCATGCTGTTGGTGCTTTGGTTTTTGTTGATGCTGTTCATTATTCTCCCCATGCACCTATGAATGTGCATCATTTAGATTGTGATTTTCTAGTTTGTTCCGCTTATAAATTCTTCGCTCCCCACGTTGGGATTTTATATGGAAAAAGAGAATATTTAACTCGTCTAACTCCTTATAAAGTCAAACCTGGATCTAATGAAGTTCCATTTAAATGGGAAACCGGAACTTTGAACCATGAAGGTTTAGCGGGGTTAGTAGCCACAATTAATTATTTAGCAAAATTAGGTTGTCATGTTTCCCCAACTTTAGATAATGAATTACTTGATTCTTTAATACAAGCAGATAGAGAGGGTTTAACTACTTTTCATTGTCCCAGTTTTGTGACTGCACCTGAACAACCTAGTCATGAGTTAGCTTCTGCTTATCATAGTCGTCGTGCGGCTTTGTTAGCTGCAATGTCAGCTATTCAAGAATATGAAAGAGAATTAAGTAAAAAGCTGATTTCTGGGTTGTTAGAAATTCCTGGTGTCACAGTTTATGGTATTACTGAACCTAGCCAATTTATATGGAGAACTCCCACAGTTTCTATCACAATTGAAGGCAAAAACTCGGCAGATGTAGCCAAGTTTTTAGGAACCAAAGGAATCTTTACTTGGCATGGTCATTTCTATGCTATTGAACTCACAGAAAAGTTAGGGGTAGAAACATCTGGGGGTTTATTGAGAATTGGATTAGCACACTATAATAATGTAGAAGAAATTAATCAATATTTGTCGGTGTTAGTTGAGGTTTAA
- the recN gene encoding DNA repair protein RecN has product MLLCLRIENFALIDQLELDFGAGLNVLTGETGAGKSIILDAIDGVLGGKVSSRVIRTGTSRALVEGTFSINPFLAAWLSEQEIDLIDDNAVVISREIAATASNIRSRSRVNGVLVNRQIMGSLRDRLVEITAQGQTVQVGQSAQVRDWLDVYGGDSLIQQRQKVAVAFSAYQQAHQTSEKRRTSERERLQQFDLITYQVQELSAANLNYPQEIEQLTQEMQRLNHVVDLQQMSYKVYQALYQNEDETPTAADLLGDCETILNHIVEFDSRMESMLELVRDAVAAVMEVGRQISIYGESLEADPQRLEEVEERIRELKQICRKYGPTLTEAITYFERIQIELAELNNNEQSIETLEQQEQVCLQYLNQVNQQLTQLRRKTAANLESHLLTELKPLGMEKVKFQVKIAPSSPTAMGADKITFMFSPNPGEPIQPLTEIASGGEMSRFLLALKACFNQHDGAETMVFDEIDVGVSGRIAQAIAEKLHQLSQNQQVLCVTHQPLVAAMADRHFRVDKQVINKNGNAEQRTVVRVTSLDNLSTRREELAQLAGGKSANQAMAFAESLLLQAANHRRQEQS; this is encoded by the coding sequence ATGTTGCTGTGCCTCAGAATTGAGAATTTTGCCCTCATCGACCAACTAGAGTTAGACTTTGGCGCTGGGTTGAATGTACTAACAGGGGAAACCGGCGCGGGAAAGTCGATTATTTTGGATGCGATTGATGGGGTTTTAGGTGGGAAAGTCTCTAGTCGTGTGATTCGCACGGGGACTAGTCGCGCTTTAGTAGAAGGGACTTTTAGTATCAATCCTTTTCTGGCTGCTTGGTTGAGTGAACAGGAAATTGATTTAATTGATGATAATGCTGTAGTTATTAGTCGAGAAATTGCCGCAACTGCCAGTAATATCCGCAGTAGGTCGCGGGTAAATGGTGTGTTGGTAAATCGGCAAATAATGGGAAGTTTGCGCGATCGCTTGGTGGAAATTACTGCCCAAGGGCAAACTGTACAAGTGGGACAATCTGCCCAAGTTAGAGACTGGTTAGATGTATATGGTGGTGATTCTTTAATACAACAACGGCAAAAGGTAGCTGTTGCTTTTAGTGCATATCAACAAGCACACCAAACTTCAGAAAAACGTCGCACTTCGGAAAGAGAACGCTTACAACAATTCGATTTAATTACCTATCAAGTTCAAGAATTGAGTGCAGCGAATCTCAACTATCCGCAAGAAATAGAACAACTAACCCAGGAAATGCAACGCCTAAATCATGTTGTTGATTTACAACAAATGAGTTACAAAGTTTATCAAGCTTTGTACCAAAATGAAGATGAGACTCCTACTGCTGCTGATTTATTGGGAGATTGTGAAACAATATTAAATCATATTGTTGAGTTTGATTCCCGAATGGAATCTATGTTGGAATTGGTGCGAGATGCGGTAGCAGCAGTAATGGAAGTGGGAAGACAAATTAGCATTTACGGAGAAAGTTTAGAAGCTGATCCGCAGCGGTTAGAGGAAGTAGAAGAACGGATTCGGGAACTAAAACAAATTTGTCGCAAATATGGACCGACTCTTACGGAAGCGATCACTTATTTTGAACGCATCCAAATAGAGTTAGCAGAACTCAATAATAATGAACAATCAATTGAAACTTTAGAACAACAAGAACAGGTTTGTTTACAATATCTCAATCAAGTCAACCAACAATTGACCCAACTGCGTCGTAAAACTGCGGCTAATTTAGAATCTCATTTATTGACTGAACTTAAACCTTTAGGGATGGAAAAGGTAAAATTTCAAGTGAAAATTGCCCCTAGTTCCCCAACAGCAATGGGTGCAGATAAAATTACCTTTATGTTTAGCCCTAACCCTGGTGAACCAATACAACCTTTAACAGAAATTGCTTCTGGTGGGGAAATGAGCCGATTTTTACTAGCTTTAAAAGCTTGTTTTAATCAACATGACGGTGCGGAAACAATGGTATTTGATGAAATTGATGTGGGTGTGTCTGGAAGAATTGCCCAAGCTATTGCTGAGAAATTACACCAACTTAGTCAAAATCAACAAGTATTATGTGTGACTCATCAACCCTTAGTAGCAGCAATGGCAGATCGACATTTTCGGGTGGATAAACAAGTGATTAATAAAAATGGTAATGCTGAACAGCGGACAGTTGTGAGAGTTACCAGCTTGGATAATTTAAGTACCCGTCGGGAAGAATTAGCACAGTTAGCCGGTGGTAAATCTGCAAATCAAGCGATGGCATTTGCTGAATCTTTATTATTACAAGCAGCTAACCACCGTCGTCAAGAACAAAGTTAA
- a CDS encoding alkaline phosphatase family protein, which produces MNYVNSHSVFPTFTTANASAIATGHYLGDTGNFSNTITVKAPVKSTKNSLVPFLENEAVLKEVNQQFGNNFLNEVSLLAVPKKSGFSTAAVGKLGPALIQDVTQEKGEPTIIFDESIH; this is translated from the coding sequence GTGAATTATGTTAACAGCCATTCTGTGTTTCCTACTTTTACCACAGCCAATGCTTCTGCTATTGCTACAGGTCATTATCTTGGTGATACAGGAAATTTTAGCAATACTATTACAGTTAAAGCCCCTGTTAAAAGCACCAAAAATAGTTTAGTTCCATTTCTAGAAAATGAAGCAGTTCTGAAAGAGGTTAACCAACAATTCGGTAACAACTTTCTGAACGAAGTTAGTCTTTTAGCTGTACCGAAAAAATCAGGTTTTAGCACTGCCGCTGTGGGTAAATTGGGACCAGCATTAATTCAAGATGTGACTCAGGAAAAAGGTGAACCAACTATAATTTTTGATGAGTCTATACATTAG
- the asnS gene encoding asparagine--tRNA ligase encodes MLKSRIAEILRTGQPDESLLIQGWVRTKRELKGFAFLEVNDGSSLGNLQIVINQDLPNYEGILKQINTGASVEVSGVLVASQGKGQRIELKADVLKIYGDADPETYPLQKKRHSFEFLRTIAHLRSRTNSFGAVFRVRNACATAIHQFFQERDFLWVHTPIITASDCEGAGELFSVTNLDFKKIPRTGNQDIDYSQDFFSKPAYLTVSGQLEAEIMAMAFTNVYTFGPTFRAENSNTSRHLAEFWMVEPEMAFCDLEGDMDLAEEFLKYIFKYVLETCTQDMEFFNERIDRTVLETADYIISNQFERLSYTDAVKFLEKADVKFDYPVTWGTDLQSEHERYLAEQLFKKPVVVTDYPAGIKAFYMRLSDDEKTVRAMDILVPKIGEIIGGSQREERLDVLEKRVLDQGMNPEDLWWYLDLRRYGTVPHAGFGLGFERLVQFMTGMGNIRDVIPFPRTPQSAEF; translated from the coding sequence ATGCTAAAATCTCGCATTGCTGAAATATTAAGAACTGGTCAACCTGATGAGTCTTTACTAATTCAAGGTTGGGTAAGAACAAAGCGTGAATTAAAAGGTTTTGCGTTTTTAGAAGTTAATGATGGTTCATCATTAGGTAATTTGCAAATTGTCATCAACCAAGATTTACCAAACTACGAAGGAATCTTAAAACAAATCAATACCGGTGCTTCAGTAGAAGTATCAGGTGTGCTGGTGGCTTCCCAAGGAAAAGGACAGCGCATAGAATTAAAAGCTGATGTTCTGAAAATATACGGAGATGCTGATCCCGAAACCTATCCCCTCCAAAAGAAACGTCATTCCTTTGAGTTTCTACGCACCATTGCACATCTTCGTTCCCGAACTAACTCCTTTGGTGCAGTATTCCGAGTGAGAAATGCTTGCGCGACTGCTATTCATCAATTTTTTCAAGAACGGGATTTTTTATGGGTACATACTCCCATTATTACCGCTAGTGATTGTGAAGGTGCAGGAGAGCTATTTAGCGTTACCAATTTGGATTTTAAAAAAATTCCCCGCACAGGAAATCAAGACATTGATTATAGTCAAGATTTCTTTAGTAAACCAGCTTATTTAACAGTAAGTGGACAATTAGAAGCAGAAATTATGGCGATGGCATTTACCAATGTCTACACCTTTGGTCCCACATTCCGGGCAGAAAATTCTAACACTTCTCGTCACTTAGCAGAATTTTGGATGGTTGAACCAGAAATGGCTTTTTGTGATTTAGAAGGTGATATGGATTTGGCGGAAGAGTTTCTGAAATATATTTTTAAATATGTATTAGAAACTTGTACACAAGACATGGAATTTTTTAATGAACGTATTGATAGAACAGTCTTAGAAACTGCTGATTACATTATTAGTAATCAATTTGAACGGTTAAGTTACACTGATGCAGTTAAATTTTTAGAAAAAGCTGATGTTAAATTTGACTATCCTGTCACTTGGGGTACTGATTTGCAATCAGAACATGAACGCTATTTAGCAGAACAACTGTTTAAAAAGCCTGTGGTTGTGACAGATTATCCCGCTGGAATCAAAGCTTTTTATATGCGATTGAGTGATGATGAGAAAACTGTCCGCGCTATGGATATTCTCGTTCCGAAAATAGGGGAAATTATTGGTGGTTCTCAACGGGAAGAAAGACTGGATGTGTTAGAAAAACGGGTTTTAGACCAAGGTATGAACCCAGAAGATCTGTGGTGGTATTTAGATTTGCGTCGTTATGGAACAGTTCCCCATGCTGGTTTTGGTTTGGGGTTTGAAAGATTGGTACAGTTTATGACGGGAATGGGGAATATTCGTGATGTGATTCCTTTCCCCCGTACACCACAAAGCGCAGAGTTTTAA
- a CDS encoding DUF6439 family protein — translation MSLTSQLNEISTLELAQALMERLSISPNDWHRLKSNRNARASEQLAAAMVFLLQNQPQEAQARLEQAVGWLDKSISAPPCPTHGKS, via the coding sequence ATGTCTCTAACCAGTCAACTCAATGAAATCAGTACCCTAGAATTGGCGCAAGCCCTGATGGAAAGGCTAAGTATCTCTCCTAATGATTGGCATCGTCTCAAATCTAACCGCAATGCGCGCGCTAGTGAACAATTAGCAGCTGCTATGGTGTTTCTCCTCCAAAATCAACCCCAAGAGGCACAAGCTAGGTTAGAACAGGCTGTAGGATGGCTAGATAAGTCAATTTCAGCCCCTCCTTGTCCGACTCACGGAAAAAGTTGA
- a CDS encoding ATP-binding protein, which yields MISISLRPVGRNWGTISFASTLYLCPILDLLLADVPTTLQAELRLGLQEALVNAAKHGNNLDPSKLVVVRFSLIDNQYWWIISDQGRGFTPSCDCNCDPTEYLPPDESESGRGMSLLHQIFDQVEWNRKGTELRLCKQLETRRLLSLRR from the coding sequence GTGATTAGCATTTCTCTCCGTCCAGTCGGACGTAATTGGGGTACTATTAGTTTTGCCTCAACTCTTTATCTTTGTCCCATATTAGATTTACTATTGGCAGATGTTCCCACAACATTACAAGCAGAACTGCGATTAGGGCTTCAAGAAGCCCTAGTAAACGCAGCTAAACATGGCAATAATCTTGATCCCAGTAAACTAGTAGTAGTTCGTTTTTCCTTGATAGATAATCAGTATTGGTGGATTATCTCAGACCAAGGTAGGGGCTTCACTCCATCCTGTGATTGCAACTGTGATCCCACAGAATATCTACCACCGGATGAATCAGAAAGCGGACGCGGAATGTCTCTTCTTCATCAAATCTTTGATCAGGTAGAGTGGAACCGCAAAGGAACAGAACTCAGACTTTGTAAACAACTAGAAACCCGTCGTTTATTATCTTTGCGACGGTGA
- the rlmD gene encoding 23S rRNA (uracil(1939)-C(5))-methyltransferase RlmD, whose protein sequence is MTNTVWRQGEIIEVEISDLTDAGDGVGRFEQRVVFVTDTVPGDRILVRLLHVKPKYAHGILKQILIPSPHRIRPSCIVADKCGGCQWQHIDDDYQLTAKQNQVIQALERIGRFANPPVDPVLVADSSLAYRNKVTYPLGISPTGQVQAGYYQKGSHQLINLNQCPVQDSRLNPLLAEVKLDIQKRGWSIYDETRHQGSIRHLGLRIGRRTGEMLLTLVVKDKNLPGIETQAQEWLQRYPHLMGVCLNRNSDRTNVIFGNETVCIAGIPHLREKFADIEFQVRPETFFQVYTETAEALLQVIQSELNFQGNEILVDAYCGIGTLTLPLAKQSHQVIGLEVQSAAVEQAIFNAQHNGINNVTFQVGAVEKNLPNLGIIPDIVLLDPPRKGCEANVIKSLLSLKPSRIVYVTCKVATLSRDLKLLCEHGLYKLTRVQPADFFPQTAHVESAAFLVRDQ, encoded by the coding sequence ATGACTAATACAGTTTGGCGGCAAGGTGAAATAATTGAAGTTGAAATTTCTGATTTAACTGACGCTGGTGATGGTGTGGGACGCTTTGAACAGCGTGTGGTTTTTGTTACAGATACAGTTCCGGGCGATCGCATTCTTGTGAGGCTACTCCATGTTAAGCCCAAGTATGCTCATGGTATACTCAAACAAATCCTCATCCCATCTCCACACCGCATTAGACCCAGTTGCATTGTTGCTGATAAATGTGGAGGTTGTCAGTGGCAACATATTGATGATGACTACCAACTTACAGCCAAGCAAAATCAAGTTATTCAAGCCTTGGAACGCATTGGACGTTTTGCTAATCCACCTGTAGATCCCGTGTTAGTCGCTGATTCATCTTTAGCTTATCGCAATAAAGTTACTTACCCCCTTGGTATATCTCCTACAGGTCAGGTACAAGCTGGTTATTACCAAAAAGGTAGCCACCAACTAATTAACTTAAATCAATGTCCAGTCCAAGACTCACGCTTAAATCCTTTATTGGCAGAGGTAAAGTTAGATATCCAAAAGCGCGGCTGGTCAATTTATGATGAAACTCGTCACCAAGGATCAATTCGCCATTTAGGTTTACGCATTGGTCGCCGTACAGGGGAAATGCTGCTGACTTTGGTGGTGAAAGATAAGAATTTACCAGGCATTGAAACCCAGGCACAGGAATGGTTACAGCGTTATCCCCACTTGATGGGAGTATGTCTAAATCGCAATAGTGATCGCACAAATGTTATATTTGGTAATGAAACAGTTTGTATTGCTGGAATTCCTCATCTGCGAGAAAAATTCGCGGACATTGAATTTCAAGTACGCCCAGAAACCTTTTTCCAGGTGTACACTGAGACTGCTGAAGCACTGTTACAGGTAATTCAGTCAGAACTCAATTTCCAAGGTAACGAAATTTTAGTTGATGCCTATTGTGGTATCGGCACTTTGACTTTACCCCTAGCAAAACAATCACACCAAGTTATTGGCTTAGAAGTGCAATCAGCAGCAGTGGAACAGGCCATTTTCAATGCTCAACATAATGGAATTAACAATGTTACATTCCAAGTAGGAGCAGTGGAAAAAAATCTCCCCAATTTGGGAATTATACCAGATATCGTATTGCTTGATCCACCACGTAAAGGATGTGAAGCTAATGTTATCAAATCTTTACTTAGTCTGAAACCTTCGCGGATTGTTTACGTCACTTGTAAAGTAGCCACCCTGTCCCGCGACCTGAAATTACTTTGTGAACATGGACTATATAAACTTACAAGAGTACAGCCCGCCGACTTTTTTCCCCAAACGGCTCACGTCGAATCAGCAGCATTTCTGGTGCGAGACCAATAA
- a CDS encoding allophycocyanin subunit alpha-B: MTVISQVILQADDELRYPSSGELKSIKEFLQTGVQLTRIAATLSENEKKIVQEATKKLWQKRPDFIAPGGNAYGEKQRALCIRDFGWYLRLITYGVLAGDKEPIEKIGLIGVREMYNSLGVPVPGMVEAVNSLKQAALDLLGAEDAAAAAPYFDYIIQAMS; this comes from the coding sequence ATGACTGTAATTAGCCAAGTTATTCTCCAAGCCGATGATGAACTGCGTTACCCCAGCAGTGGCGAACTCAAGAGTATCAAAGAATTTTTGCAAACAGGCGTACAGCTGACCAGAATAGCTGCTACCCTCTCCGAAAACGAAAAAAAGATAGTTCAGGAAGCAACCAAAAAACTTTGGCAAAAGCGCCCTGACTTTATCGCCCCTGGTGGCAACGCTTACGGTGAAAAACAACGTGCTTTATGTATCCGTGACTTTGGCTGGTACTTACGCCTCATCACCTACGGTGTACTTGCTGGTGACAAAGAACCAATTGAAAAAATCGGTTTAATTGGTGTGCGGGAAATGTACAACTCTCTGGGCGTTCCTGTCCCTGGAATGGTAGAAGCTGTTAATTCCCTTAAACAAGCGGCCTTAGATTTATTGGGTGCTGAAGATGCAGCTGCTGCTGCACCTTACTTTGACTACATCATTCAAGCAATGTCATAA
- a CDS encoding chemotaxis protein CheB, with protein MEGSSRTCVVYGMPKAAVEVGAAVQILPVEVIPQACTKSLNK; from the coding sequence TTGGAAGGGAGTAGCAGGACTTGTGTAGTCTATGGTATGCCCAAAGCCGCAGTGGAAGTAGGTGCAGCGGTCCAGATTTTACCAGTTGAGGTGATCCCACAAGCTTGTACAAAATCTTTAAATAAGTAG
- a CDS encoding cytochrome c oxidase subunit 3 translates to MDSSINREELHHVAHEHEHDEEGSKMFGFIIFLLSESVIFLSFFAGYIIYKTTTVNWLPAGVEGLETIAPTINTIILVSSSFVIYFAERCLQRQNLQGFRLFLLATIVMGSYFLYGQSVEWSELKFGFTSGTFGGMFYLLTGFHGLHVLTGILLQCMILIRSFIPGNYDTGHFGVNSTSLFWHFVDVIWIILFLLIYVWQ, encoded by the coding sequence ATGGATAGTTCTATTAACCGTGAGGAATTGCATCATGTTGCCCATGAACATGAACACGATGAAGAAGGTAGTAAAATGTTTGGTTTTATTATCTTTCTGTTATCAGAAAGCGTCATCTTTTTAAGTTTCTTCGCTGGCTATATTATCTACAAAACCACAACAGTTAACTGGCTACCTGCTGGTGTTGAGGGATTAGAAACTATAGCACCTACAATTAACACAATTATTCTGGTTTCTAGTAGCTTTGTAATTTACTTCGCTGAAAGATGCCTACAGCGCCAAAATTTACAAGGATTTCGCCTGTTTTTGTTGGCTACAATAGTGATGGGTAGCTACTTTTTATATGGTCAATCTGTGGAATGGAGTGAATTAAAATTTGGCTTTACTTCCGGTACTTTTGGCGGGATGTTTTACCTGTTAACTGGGTTTCACGGTTTGCACGTCTTGACCGGGATTTTGTTGCAATGCATGATTTTAATTCGTTCTTTCATTCCCGGTAATTACGATACAGGTCACTTTGGTGTTAATTCAACTTCCTTGTTCTGGCACTTTGTTGATGTTATCTGGATTATTTTATTTCTGCTTATCTACGTTTGGCAGTAG